A genomic segment from Thamnophis elegans isolate rThaEle1 chromosome 3, rThaEle1.pri, whole genome shotgun sequence encodes:
- the LOC116506483 gene encoding O-acyltransferase like protein has protein sequence MRSGQMVTYLLKLFLFSFLISTSPAINITHECWEDVTEFLSDLNAEKPKPYAIKMYDSVGKYSSNILNGNVDRLGSYTECISAEAPSGKFRGQYCKLQLQQGRIDYYNGICVPDSCQEEEITALATLGIFKFKSTSFLLPLPSLFALNASISFNTVARCAKDLSTIDAFTGVCLFISVLFIILPVAGTMYNADLWRKAKDNKQPSDANYGSTSSTQKHTSTSKTETTQTDESLSGILPLVDGSKQSSLDCIMKCFSLQKNLPAIWITQSSQEDSLALNGLRSLSLLWIISGHTSQMTAWQNLDNPLEWEAKVPKNPVYIYSRSGPFYLGVDTFFIISGLLSSWSFLKMVNCSGKDINFYIALKYLWNRFLRLQPLHMYSVCLLVALYSITPWGALWEFLKLEVENCRRMWWTNLLLINNFIAGPELCTGWTWYLANDFQFYFITPLLVFLSSRRKCWLVISGTFLFLATFTATALISFFYRLPVANPHDMRQMSTVMYFLEYYSKPYCRYGPFLVGVFLGLFMNHHQPSILRTKVQACLGWLCAMISMSLVIALAYTLGDSHSFYSPVIAIYQAVHRTLWAIAVGWIIFACEEGYGGFINTILSWRVWTVVARISYACYLVHPMMILLYNGLQETLIHYSDINLFYLFLGHCLMTFMVGLALRVMVETPLQKLRTSLGSTHQHESRL, from the exons ATGAGGAGTGGGCAAATGGTGACCTACCTCCTCAAACTCTTcctgttttctttcctgatttcaaCTTCTCCTGCAATAAACATAACTCATGAATGTTGGGAAGACGTCACTGAATTCCTGTCTGACCTGAATGCAGAAAAACCCAAACCATATGCAATCAAAA TGTATGATTCAGTTGGGAAATACAGCAGCAACATCCTAAACGGAAATGTGGACAGGTTGGGATCTTACACTGAATGCATTTCGGCAGAGGCTCCTTCCGGAAAATTCCGTGGACAATATTGCAAACTTCAATTGCAACAA GGCAGAATTGACTACTATAATGGAATCTGTGTTCCTGATTCCTGCCAAGAAGAGGAAATTACAGCATTAGCCACATTGG GTATATTTAAATTCAAGTccacctccttcctcttgcctctcCCGTCCCTCTTTGCTCTCAACGCAAGCATTTCATTTAACACGGTGGCCAGATGTGCCAAAGACCTTTCTACCATTGATGCTTTCACAGGGGTCTGCTT GTTTATTAGTGTTTTATTCATCATTCTGCCAGTTGCTGGAACTATGTACAATGCTGATCTCTGGAGGAAAGCTAAGGACAACAAACAGCCTTCAGATGCAAATTATGGCAGCACGTCTTCAACCCAAAAACATACTAGTACATCCAAAACAGAGACGACACAGACTGACGAATCCCTATCAGGGATATTGCCACTGGTAGATGGTTCAAAACAAA GTAGCTTGGATTGCATTATGAAGTGTTTTTCCCTGCAAAAAAATCTTCCAGCTATTTGGATAACCCAATCTTCTCAGGAGGATTCCTTGGCTCTAAATGGCCTTAGATCATTAAGTCTTTTGTGGATAATTTCTGGACATACAAGCCAAATGACAGCATGGCAGAATTTAG ATAACCCACTGGAATGGGAGGCTAAAGTACCAAAAAACCCTGTCTACATCTATTCTCGAAGTGGTCCATTTTATTTAGGTGTTGACACATTTTTTATCATTAG tGGCTTATTAAGCTCCTGGTCATTTCTGAAGATGGTGAATTGCTCAGGAAAAGACATTAACTTTTACATTGCCTTGAAGTATTTATGGAATCGATTTCTCCG ACTTCAGCCTCTCCATATGTATTCCGTGTGTCTTTTGGTTGCGTTGTATTCCATTACTCCGTGGGGAGCACTGTGGGAGTTCTTGAAACTTGAAGTGGAGAATTGTAGAAGAATGTGGTGGACCAACTTATTGTTGATAAACAACTTCATTGCTGGACCCGAGTTG TGTACTGGATGGACATGGTATCTTGCAAATGATTTCCAGTTTTATTTCATAACACCCCTGCTAGTCTTTCTTTCCAGCAG AAGGAAATGCTGGCTTGTCATCTCAGGGACCTTTCTCTTCCTGGCAACGTTCACCGCTACAGCTCTGATTTCATTCTTCTACCGGCTTCCTGTAGCAAACCCACATGATATGAG GCAAATGTCCACTGTGATGTATTTTCTAGAGTATTACTCAAAACCTTACTGCCGATACGGTCCATTTCTAGTTGGTGTATTTCTTGGACTGTTCATGAATCATCACCAACCATCAATCCTAAGAACCAAG GTTCAGGCTTGCCTTGGTTGGCTTTGTGCCATGATCTCCATGTCGCTGGTGATTGCTTTGGCCTACACTTTAGGAGACTCCCACAGCTTCTATTCACCGGTCATTGCCATTTATCAAGCTGTTCATCGAACGCTTTGGGCGATTGCTGTAGGATGGATCATTTTCGCATGTGAGGAAGGCTATGGAG GATTCATCAACACAATACTCTCGTGGCGTGTTTGGACTGTGGTCGCAAGAATTAGCTATGCTTGCTATTTGGTGCATCCAATGATGATCCTGTTATATAATGGACTTCAAGAAACTTTGATACATTACTCAGACATCAATCTG TTCTACTTGTTCCTTGGACACTGCCTGATGACATTCATGGTAGGACTGGCATTAAGAGTGATGGTTGAGACTCCTCTTCAAAAGCTAAGGACGTCGTTGGGTTCCACGCACCAACATGAATCAAGGCTTTAG